The genomic interval CCTCAGTACATTTTAGTTGAATTTTcattatattgaatatattgcTTACTCATGTCATATGCATCAGAGGAGGCCACAGGCTTTGGGCCAATATTTGAAGAGGAGCCCTTGGACACAGTGTATGCGGAAGATTCACCAGAGAACAAAATCTCTATGAACTGCAGGGCCCGGGCCAATCCTCCGGCCATTATCAAGTACATTTTTCACTTCTGATTCTGCGCTTTGTTTGTCGTTACCTCTGGGAACTGCAGGCAGGGGTTTGCACTTGCAAGAACAATCTTTGAGGAAATCAAAAGGACataaaacactgtattttaCAGATGGTGGTTAAACAACTGGGAAATTAAACTGATGGAGCAGCCTGACGAGCACTTCAGCCTGGTGGGAGGAAACCTGGTCATCACCAACCCAGACAAGGGCAAGCATTCTGggaaatatgtgtgtgtggctaAAAATGTCTACGGCACTGTCATCAGCAAAGAAGCCAACGTCATATTTGGATGTATGTGACAAATACACTTGGATTTCTTATATTTGTAAAGAttataaatcatttcatttttgtctgaTTCTCTCCTGATTTCTCTTTTTCCGCCTGTAGTCCTCAACCAGTTCCCTACGGATGAGAGAGAGCCGGTGCATGTGAAGGAAGGACAGGGAGCAGTGCTGCTGTGTTCTCCTCCCTCTCGCTATCCAAGTAAGACGCTTTACATCACtttagttttaaaatctttGATAAGCGGCTCCATAATGTACAACATTTTTGTGCCACCACCAACAAAACgcagagacaaagaaaaaaacagtatgggggaaaaaatgcatttactcatACAAAAGCATGATTTTGTATACAATtccacattaaataaaaaacgtatatataaatgaatgcaaattaaattattattaattattaagtttcTAGGTGTTACTCTTCAGATATtcatattcaataataataataataataataccacaatatttaataaagaatatCTGAGATAGAATTAGTGGTGACACTTTAAACTAAggtttcatttgttaatattacatatCTATTTTAGTTAACGCAAACTAACAAGCAAAAATTGGTGACAGCTGTGCAATCAGTGCAgtggatgatgggaaatgtagtccagGGTGATTGAAAGTCCATGGACAGAATTCATGATGAGAGTGCATTATACCTGGCCACCGAAATCTAATTTCTTTCAGTTGTTTTGTCCGTCTCTCAGGCGAGGTGTTGTTCCGCTGGATCTACAACGACTTCCCCAACTTCATCATCCCAGACCAGAGGCGTTTCGTGTCTCAGACCACTGGGAATATGTACATCGCTAAAGTGGAGGCGTCTGATGTTGGGAATTATTCTTGCTTTGTGTCAAGCCCCACCATCGGCAAGAGTGTTTTCAGCATGCCCATTCCTCTCATTCCACAAATAGAGAGTGAGTGCCGTCACGTTACCCACAATGCCAAGATTATTCCTCGTAACTGCCTAACCGAGAACGCTGTTGTGTTTAAAGGTTAACTAACGATCTCTGCCCTTCACACAGAGGAGGTGAAGCGCTATCCTGCTGATATCCGTGTCAAATTCCCCAAGACCTACGCTTTAGTGCATCAGAACATCACACTGGAGTGCTTTGCTCTTGGAAAGTGAGTCGACAAATGCAGATGCTGGCCGTATTGTCTTCCTGGTACTGTGGTGACACCATGGTGCTTTCCTATACGCAATGCAATGGTACTGAATGAATACAGTGTTGAATGAATTTACCAACGTCTCAAATGATCGCTCCACTTTTTTCACATTCTCCAACTCCTCCAGGGTTAAAAAGATGAGTTTTACCCTTTTTGTATTCATTCAGCCTTAAATGACTAAAGCatttcgatatttttcctatttaaaacttaattttcagaaaatgtggaGGCTGctctgaaacatttaaatgttaatagtAACAGAAGAGTACGTTTTTGTTAGTGAATCATACTCATAGTATTTGATATGACttctttttggtgtttttaacCGTACGAACTCATTGTTTACCTTTCAGTCCTCTACCACACATCCGCTGGAGGAAGTTAGACGCTGATCTCCCGCCCAACTACGAGGTCAGCATGAATGGAGCGTTACTGCACCTGATTAATGTTCAGTATGAGGATGAAGGGAGCTACGAGTGTGAGACGCTCAATGTTAAAGGGATGGACTGGTATCGACAGTGGCTCTATGTGgaaggtaaaataaatgcaaagtttagatattatatattatattatattatattatattatattatattatattatattatattatattattatagtgtGATCATTAAGacttattttttagttttatatatatatatatatatatatatatatatatatatatatatatatatataaactactaTATGCTCACTttggctgcttttatttgataaaaaatacaatagaaaataccaaaaaaaacctacatttttttttgcgtcCCATGAtctatcaaaaataattttaatatgctgattttctgctcaagaaatattttgttttattctttgatgaattgaccgttcaaaagaacagtgttcATTTTATCTTTTGATGCAAGTGatatatctttactgtcactttatctttattcacaaaaagaATTGTGTTCAAAATCAAATACCTCTCTACTATATAAgtatacattaaaacaatgcacTAAAAGTAAACTGGCCGATGTAGTAAGAGTTGACACTGTACAGAACATCTTGCGTAAACTAAGTTACCTTCTAGACGGCGTTGTATTTCAGAAGCAGCGATTGTGTCTGTGTGATTGTGTCCTCAGGCGCTCCGGAGTGGGCAGAGCACATCAATGACACAGAGAAAGACGTCGGGAGTGAGCTCACTCTCAGATGTGTTGCTGTGGGGAAGCCTTTGCCATGGATACGCTGGCTGAAGGACGGCTACTCGGTGAATACGGTTTTATTCATTGAGGGAAACCCACAGGAGAACTTCCGATTACTTTAAATCAAGTAATCATGTGTGTTCGTTgcattttccctcttttttttagTACGGCAAAGGGGAGCTGAAGTTCTCCAGTCTCACGTTTGAGGACTCGGGGATGTATCAGTGCGTCGCTGAGAACGTATGGGGGACCATCTATGCCAGCGCAGAGCTTCGTGTCGTCTGTGAGCTTTTAATTGCATCTTCACGCTTTTAAGTAGAGCGTgcacggtaaaaaaaaaaaaggcacgtAGTTATTGTTGTGGGTTGATTGTGTCTAATGGTCTCTTCACAGCCTGTGCGCCGACGTTCATTTATAACCCGGTGAAAAAAGTTCTGCTCGGGGCTGAAAGCGGACGTGTGGTTATAGAGTGCAAACCCCGCGCTGCTCCTAAACCCAAGTTCGTCTGGAAACGAGGCTCGGAGCTGCTGACCAACTCTTCGAGGTCAGTCAGTGCATCTTAAATGCTTGCGTTTAATTACTGGTGCAGAAGCTCAGCCACAGCTGTCTCATCCTGTCTTTGTCCTTACTTGTCAGGATGCTCATTTGGGATGATGGGAGTCTGGAGATTCTGAACTTGACAAAAAGTGACGAGGGCTCTTATACATGCTACGCTGAGAATGACCGTGGCAAATCCAACAGCACAGGGACCCTCACTATCACCGGTCAGACAAAATACTACATTCATCACCTATACTGAATGCCAgcttaaacaataaaaaaatttcaattcaattcaattaaccAGTTCagacaaaagttttattttatttataattatttacgccagtttgtaaaaatactatattttacatttattttattttaaatgttacatatgaTAATTTCAACACGTTTAGACAATactaacttattttattatactttattaaaataatttgtttataattttaatcttttatttttaacattttgacagTTACCACcctttgtgttattttattttatttataccagcgactttttattttaattgattaatgtatattaatcgTCAACATGGTCACATTAaggttatttaatattattttaccattattgattaattaattaaaactaaaattaatttacgttatcttgtaattaaaattttgaaataCTGCAGTAAAAATGAGTTAATATGAGGAATGCGCACTTGTTTAATTTTCTCAGAGGCCACTAAAATCACGGCGGCTCCGTCTGACACTGAGGTGGTTGTGGGTGACACTACGGTTCTCCAGTGCTCTGCATCCTTTGACCCCAGCCTGGACATCACCTTCATCTGGACCGTCGATTCCTACGTCATCAACTTCTACACAGACTTCGAACACTACGAGCTGCTCATGGTGACTAGAAGCCGGCACCTCAGGTTAGCTGTTCTCAGGAATACAAGACGTTtcattatgtatgtgtgtgtgtgtgtgtgtgtgtgtgtgtgtgtgttttgcagggTCTGGAGAACAGTGGAGACCTGCTGATGAAGAACATTCAGGTGAGGCACGCAGGACGCTATTCCTGCACCGCTCAGACTATAGTGGACAACACCACCGCAGAAGCTGATGTCTTCGTCAAAGGTAGGGGATTTGAGCTCTGTGTGACCTAGCTTACTAAAATGATGTGCATATAATCAAACACCTGATCACAACTGTGTTAAAAACAATGCAGTGctgtttagtttgtttgtgttgttttgcttCAGGCTTGCCTGGTCCTCCGGGCGGTGTCCGTGTGGAAGAGATTGGAGACACGTCAGTAAAACTACGATGGAGTCTGGGATCAGACCACGGCAATTCTCTTATTCAACATGTCGTACAAACACGAGACTTTTATGCTCTGGATCCCGAGGACTGGAAAACTGCATCCACCTGTGAGTCCACTAGATGGAGACAAAACacttattttcaacatttccaacttatttttatatatatattttttaaattaattaataatacagaatgaatatttttatacaatatattgttttttatatactgttttGTGAGACTTTATGCTTTTTCAATAAATTTTCTGAAAGCTggtctgaaaaataaaaaaataaaaatagatttgtaTGACTGTTTGTTGTATTctagaatataatttaattcaactGGACttttccaaataataataaaaaaaaactggtctgataaatatcactgtttttgtATGAcagtcttttttaattatttatcaaatatcGATTTTGCTTTTGCAACTTTTTGCAATCAATTTTCTTAGAAAAATGGTCTGAAAACTAAGatgtaatcatgttttttaaacttaaagggatagtccgtccaaaaattactattttgccatcattt from Puntigrus tetrazona isolate hp1 chromosome 4, ASM1883169v1, whole genome shotgun sequence carries:
- the cntn1b gene encoding contactin 1b isoform X1 — translated: MVTPAMLLCVLSCFFLSAAAIKPRIFEPRIFDKEATGFGPIFEEEPLDTVYAEDSPENKISMNCRARANPPAIIKWWLNNWEIKLMEQPDEHFSLVGGNLVITNPDKGKHSGKYVCVAKNVYGTVISKEANVIFGFLNQFPTDEREPVHVKEGQGAVLLCSPPSRYPSEVLFRWIYNDFPNFIIPDQRRFVSQTTGNMYIAKVEASDVGNYSCFVSSPTIGKSVFSMPIPLIPQIEKEVKRYPADIRVKFPKTYALVHQNITLECFALGNPLPHIRWRKLDADLPPNYEVSMNGALLHLINVQYEDEGSYECETLNVKGMDWYRQWLYVEGAPEWAEHINDTEKDVGSELTLRCVAVGKPLPWIRWLKDGYSYGKGELKFSSLTFEDSGMYQCVAENVWGTIYASAELRVVSCAPTFIYNPVKKVLLGAESGRVVIECKPRAAPKPKFVWKRGSELLTNSSRMLIWDDGSLEILNLTKSDEGSYTCYAENDRGKSNSTGTLTITEATKITAAPSDTEVVVGDTTVLQCSASFDPSLDITFIWTVDSYVINFYTDFEHYELLMGLENSGDLLMKNIQVRHAGRYSCTAQTIVDNTTAEADVFVKGLPGPPGGVRVEEIGDTSVKLRWSLGSDHGNSLIQHVVQTRDFYALDPEDWKTASTSPVFLDGSTESATIVDLYPWMQYEFRVHAINEFGAGENSRPSIKIKTWDARPTVAPFEVIGQVGISGELIVTWSPVKPQFFFGKKFGYVVAFKQHEDYEWKWSTVEDPETRRYVYKDSMTPDTEIQVKVSTYNNKGEGPSSLISVVYSPRLAPTEAPLDVYARQVTSTEALVWWLPVYQAPPNWVDGYQIRYWRKYDDNEAAASRIIVHRTINQTRLENMRPDSHYLIEVRAFNGAGLGPPSEHCEMFTRRPPPSRLLRVYKYVSFNRKWLYLYWDHIYNYWNESYVEGYKILFRKEGERYGKLYTTGRHYIDFPMPETGDYLIEVRARCEGGDGPISQIRVQGKASLGPESLSIAAVLLLALGLMNLGL
- the cntn1b gene encoding contactin 1b isoform X2, translated to MEQPDEHFSLVGGNLVITNPDKGKHSGKYVCVAKNVYGTVISKEANVIFGFLNQFPTDEREPVHVKEGQGAVLLCSPPSRYPSEVLFRWIYNDFPNFIIPDQRRFVSQTTGNMYIAKVEASDVGNYSCFVSSPTIGKSVFSMPIPLIPQIEKEVKRYPADIRVKFPKTYALVHQNITLECFALGNPLPHIRWRKLDADLPPNYEVSMNGALLHLINVQYEDEGSYECETLNVKGMDWYRQWLYVEGAPEWAEHINDTEKDVGSELTLRCVAVGKPLPWIRWLKDGYSYGKGELKFSSLTFEDSGMYQCVAENVWGTIYASAELRVVSCAPTFIYNPVKKVLLGAESGRVVIECKPRAAPKPKFVWKRGSELLTNSSRMLIWDDGSLEILNLTKSDEGSYTCYAENDRGKSNSTGTLTITEATKITAAPSDTEVVVGDTTVLQCSASFDPSLDITFIWTVDSYVINFYTDFEHYELLMGLENSGDLLMKNIQVRHAGRYSCTAQTIVDNTTAEADVFVKGLPGPPGGVRVEEIGDTSVKLRWSLGSDHGNSLIQHVVQTRDFYALDPEDWKTASTSPVFLDGSTESATIVDLYPWMQYEFRVHAINEFGAGENSRPSIKIKTWDARPTVAPFEVIGQVGISGELIVTWSPVKPQFFFGKKFGYVVAFKQHEDYEWKWSTVEDPETRRYVYKDSMTPDTEIQVKVSTYNNKGEGPSSLISVVYSPRLAPTEAPLDVYARQVTSTEALVWWLPVYQAPPNWVDGYQIRYWRKYDDNEAAASRIIVHRTINQTRLENMRPDSHYLIEVRAFNGAGLGPPSEHCEMFTRRPPPSRLLRVYKYVSFNRKWLYLYWDHIYNYWNESYVEGYKILFRKEGERYGKLYTTGRHYIDFPMPETGDYLIEVRARCEGGDGPISQIRVQGKASLGPESLSIAAVLLLALGLMNLGL
- the cntn1b gene encoding contactin 1b isoform X3; protein product: MYIAKVEASDVGNYSCFVSSPTIGKSVFSMPIPLIPQIEKEVKRYPADIRVKFPKTYALVHQNITLECFALGNPLPHIRWRKLDADLPPNYEVSMNGALLHLINVQYEDEGSYECETLNVKGMDWYRQWLYVEGAPEWAEHINDTEKDVGSELTLRCVAVGKPLPWIRWLKDGYSYGKGELKFSSLTFEDSGMYQCVAENVWGTIYASAELRVVSCAPTFIYNPVKKVLLGAESGRVVIECKPRAAPKPKFVWKRGSELLTNSSRMLIWDDGSLEILNLTKSDEGSYTCYAENDRGKSNSTGTLTITEATKITAAPSDTEVVVGDTTVLQCSASFDPSLDITFIWTVDSYVINFYTDFEHYELLMGLENSGDLLMKNIQVRHAGRYSCTAQTIVDNTTAEADVFVKGLPGPPGGVRVEEIGDTSVKLRWSLGSDHGNSLIQHVVQTRDFYALDPEDWKTASTSPVFLDGSTESATIVDLYPWMQYEFRVHAINEFGAGENSRPSIKIKTWDARPTVAPFEVIGQVGISGELIVTWSPVKPQFFFGKKFGYVVAFKQHEDYEWKWSTVEDPETRRYVYKDSMTPDTEIQVKVSTYNNKGEGPSSLISVVYSPRLAPTEAPLDVYARQVTSTEALVWWLPVYQAPPNWVDGYQIRYWRKYDDNEAAASRIIVHRTINQTRLENMRPDSHYLIEVRAFNGAGLGPPSEHCEMFTRRPPPSRLLRVYKYVSFNRKWLYLYWDHIYNYWNESYVEGYKILFRKEGERYGKLYTTGRHYIDFPMPETGDYLIEVRARCEGGDGPISQIRVQGKASLGPESLSIAAVLLLALGLMNLGL